A region of Deinococcus aestuarii DNA encodes the following proteins:
- a CDS encoding NAD(P)H-dependent oxidoreductase, whose product MIIVDTALRRREAEGRPVKVAMIGAGFMGRGVANQIVNSVPGMELVAVSNRTVASAERAYTEAGRTDFVRVETQEGLEDAIRRGQPAVTEDALLLCRSEQVDCVIDVTGDVEFGAQVTLEAIAHGRHMVTMNAELDATVGPLLKRKADAAGVILTAADGDQPGVQANLYRFVRSIGLTPLVCGNIKGLQDPYRTPTTQKAFAERWGQNVNMVTSFADGTKISFEQAIVANGTGMRVEKRGMRGTEFPGHVDELTKMYDVDELRRLGGVVDYTVGSKPGPGVFVLATHDDPKQRHYLNLYKLGEGPLYSFYTPYHLCHFEVPLSAARVVLFGDAVLQPLGAPTVDVIATAKTDLPAGTVIDALGGYHTYGQCENADVVASQRLLPMGLAVGCRLRRAVTRDQVLTYDDVELPQGSLAVALRAEQDRLFAPLAVR is encoded by the coding sequence ATGATCATCGTGGATACCGCCCTGCGCCGCCGCGAGGCCGAGGGGCGACCGGTCAAGGTGGCGATGATCGGCGCCGGGTTCATGGGACGGGGCGTCGCCAACCAGATCGTCAACTCGGTGCCGGGGATGGAGCTCGTCGCCGTTTCCAACCGCACCGTCGCCAGCGCCGAGCGGGCGTATACCGAGGCGGGGCGGACCGACTTCGTGCGGGTGGAGACGCAGGAGGGGCTTGAGGACGCGATTCGCCGCGGCCAGCCCGCCGTGACGGAAGACGCCCTGCTGCTGTGCCGCTCCGAGCAGGTCGATTGCGTGATCGACGTGACGGGCGACGTGGAGTTCGGGGCACAGGTGACGCTGGAGGCCATCGCGCACGGGCGGCACATGGTGACGATGAACGCCGAACTCGACGCGACGGTGGGACCGCTTCTCAAGCGGAAGGCCGACGCGGCGGGCGTGATCCTGACGGCGGCGGACGGTGACCAGCCGGGCGTGCAGGCGAACCTCTACCGCTTCGTGAGGAGCATCGGCCTCACGCCGCTGGTGTGCGGGAACATCAAGGGCCTGCAAGACCCCTACCGCACGCCGACGACGCAGAAGGCCTTCGCCGAGCGCTGGGGCCAGAACGTCAACATGGTGACGAGCTTCGCGGACGGCACCAAGATTTCCTTCGAGCAGGCCATCGTGGCGAACGGGACCGGGATGCGGGTCGAGAAGCGTGGGATGCGCGGCACCGAGTTCCCCGGCCACGTGGACGAGCTGACGAAGATGTACGACGTGGACGAGCTGCGGCGCCTGGGCGGCGTGGTGGACTACACGGTGGGCAGCAAGCCCGGCCCCGGCGTCTTCGTGCTCGCCACCCACGACGACCCCAAACAGCGCCACTACCTCAACCTCTACAAGCTCGGCGAGGGGCCGCTGTATTCCTTTTACACGCCCTACCACCTCTGCCACTTCGAGGTGCCTCTCTCGGCGGCGCGGGTGGTGCTGTTCGGGGACGCGGTGTTGCAACCGCTCGGGGCCCCGACCGTGGACGTGATCGCCACCGCGAAGACCGATCTGCCCGCCGGAACGGTCATCGACGCCCTGGGCGGGTACCACACCTACGGGCAGTGCGAGAACGCGGACGTGGTGGCCTCACAGCGCCTGCTCCCGATGGGCCTCGCCGTCGGCTGCCGCCTGCGCCGGGCTGTCACGCGCGATCAGGTGCTTACGTACGACGATGTGGAGTTGCCGCAGGGCTCGCTGGCCGTGGCGCTCCGTGCCGAGCAGGACCGGTTGTTCGCGCCGCTCGCCGTGAGGTAG
- the rfbC gene encoding dTDP-4-dehydrorhamnose 3,5-epimerase — translation MIFTETKLKGAFIIDLEVREDERGGFARTFSQDEFAAHGLKVDVVQANLSYNHKAGTLRGMHYQLPPAAETKLVRCTRGAILDVIVDLREDSPTYLQHIAVELTAENRRALYVPELFAHGYQALTDGAEVVYQVSEAYTPGYERGLRHDDPQLGIQWPMPVTVISAKDQAWTLLSEREGVTT, via the coding sequence GTGATTTTCACCGAGACCAAGCTGAAGGGTGCCTTCATCATCGACCTAGAGGTCCGCGAGGACGAGCGCGGGGGATTCGCGCGCACCTTCTCGCAAGACGAGTTCGCCGCGCACGGCCTGAAGGTGGACGTGGTGCAGGCGAACCTGAGTTACAACCACAAGGCGGGGACGCTGCGCGGGATGCACTACCAGCTCCCGCCCGCCGCCGAGACGAAGCTGGTGCGCTGCACGCGGGGCGCGATCCTCGACGTGATCGTGGACCTGCGGGAAGACTCACCCACCTACCTCCAGCACATCGCGGTCGAGCTGACCGCCGAGAACCGCCGGGCGCTGTACGTCCCCGAGCTGTTCGCGCACGGGTACCAGGCCCTGACCGACGGGGCGGAGGTCGTGTACCAGGTCAGCGAGGCGTACACCCCCGGCTACGAGCGGGGGCTGCGTCACGACGACCCGCAGTTGGGCATCCAGTGGCCGATGCCGGTGACGGTCATCTCGGCGAAGGACCAAGCTTGGACGCTGCTCTCTGAGCGTGAAGGGGTGACGACATGA